Proteins encoded within one genomic window of Alosa alosa isolate M-15738 ecotype Scorff River chromosome 24, AALO_Geno_1.1, whole genome shotgun sequence:
- the LOC125289232 gene encoding low affinity immunoglobulin gamma Fc region receptor II-like, translating to MLSDSIRGVGGSYTLSPAALRHTGVYVCRAERGEPAYHTEFSQPQPLWITGHSPPSSLAVHPNRNHHFDHEFLSLSCVGSVNLTGWRLRWFKGWSENKMCPTGWTEAGSTCRTEKAISLDSGIYWCQSESGEQSNPVNITVTGNVILESPVHPVTEGDHLTLRCRYRYQPSNISADFYKDGTLLQTSTTGEMTIPAVSKSHEGLYKCSNPERGESPESWITVNGKSEILPYTPHSGSSLPVTVGVVVGLVLMIVLIIILVLLFHFKKLKAGVIQTPPGQQQLNTSQNQDLSQSAGNEGDQTGYEPLHSGTTNVYDTVGTADLKEEGAATVGQSDVTYATIDQKSTCDNIKKKRTKNGGKPEPDIVYSELKAVKVTAKVNESQVDAVYSEVKHPTSSGV from the exons ATGCTCTCAGACAGTATCAGAGGAGTTGGAGGCTCCTACACTCTCAGCCCTGCTGCTCTTAGACACACAGGGGTTTATGtgtgcagagcagagagaggagagccagCCTATCACACAGAATTCAGCCAACCTCAGCCTCTCTGGATCACAG GTCATTCCCCTCCATCCTCCCTGGCTGTCCATCCCAATAGAAATCATCATTTTGATCATGAGTTTCTTTCCCTGAGCTGTGTGGGGAGCGTAAACTTAACTGGATGGAGATTGAGATGGTTCAAAGGATGGTCAGAGAATAAAATGTGTCCCACTGGTTGGACAGAAGCAGGATCCACCTGTAGAACAGAAAAAGCAATTTCATTAGACAGTGGAATTTACTGGTGCCAGTCTGAGTCTGGAGAGCAGAGTAATCCTGTCAACATCACAGTGA CTGGTAATGTGATCCTGGAGAGTCCTGTCCATCCTGTGACTGAGGGAGATCATCTGACTCTGCGCTGTAGATATCGCTACCAGCCATCAAACATCAGTGCTGACTTCTATAAAGATGGGACACTCCTGCAGACCTCCACCACAGGAGAGATGACCATCCCTGCAGTCTCAAAGTCACATGAAGGCCTCTACAAGTGCAGCAacccagagagaggagagtcacCAGAGAGCTGGATCACCGTAAATGGTAAATCTGAAATACtcccataca CACCACATTCTGGGTCCTCTCTGCCGGTAACTGTGGGTGTTGTTGTTGGACTGGTGCTTATGATCGTGCTCATCATAATCCTGGTTTTGCTGTTTCACTTCAAAAAGCTGAAAG CAGGTGTCATACAAACACCTCC TGGCCAACAACAGCTCAACACCAGTCAGAATCAGGACCTGAGCCAATCTGCAGGAAATGAAGGAGATCAGACAGGATATGAACCACTGCACAGTG GAACCACAAATGTGTATGACACTGTCGGTACAGCTGACCTGAAAGAGGAAG GTGCCGCCACAGTAGGACAGAGCGATGTGACATATGCCACCATTGATCAGAAGAGTACTTGTGACAACATCAAAAAGAAGAGGACAA AAAATGGAGGTAAACCAGAGCCAGATATAGTTTACTCAGAACTCAAAGCAGTGAAGGTCACAG cCAAAGTCAACGAGTCTCAAGTGGATGCGGTTTACTCTGAAGTGAAGCACCCAACCTCTTCAG GTGTCTGA